The DNA sequence CACGGCGAGATCGCGTCGCTGCGCTCGCAGAATCGCGGACTCCACGCCCGCGTCACGACGCAGAAGTGCGCGCAATGCCATCCCGATCACGGCGGCAGAGACTTTCAGCTGGTGGTGTTCGCCGAGGGCTCCCCGGCCACGTTCGACCATGCGCGCGCGGGCTACGCGCTCGAGGGCGCCCACGCCCGGCTCGAGTGCCGCTCGTGCCACAGCGTCGCCAACCAGCGCGATCCGGTGGTGGCGCGCATGAAGGCGAAGGATCACGCCCGGAGCTGGCTCGGGCTTCAGGCCCAGTGCGCGAGCTGTCACGTCGATCCGCATCGCGGCCAGCTCGGGCTGGATTGCGCGGGTTGCCATGCGATGGCGGCGTGGAAGCCGGCCGAGCGGTTCGATCACGCGAAGACCGACTATCCGTTGACCGGCAAGCACGCCACGCTTGCGTGCGCGAGCTGCCATCTGGCGGCGAACGTCGTCACCGCCAGCGACGCCGCCGGGCATCCGCTGCCCCAGTGGAAGCCGCTCGCTCACGAGCAGTGCTCGTCCTGCCATCGTGACCCGCACGCGGGACGCTTCGGACCGGAATGCGCTCGCTGCCACGTCACCGACGACTTCCACACGCTTCGCGAAGGCGGCTTCGATCACGACAAGACGCGCTATCCGCTGCGCGGCCGGCACGCGACGCTGGCCTGCGCCCAGTGTCACGATCCCAGGACCGCGTTCGGTGCGAAGCCGGCGTTCGCGCGCTGCCTGGACTGTCACCGCGACGCGCACGGCGGCCAGGCGATGCGCGGCGGCGCGGTTCGCGATTGCGCGGACTGCCACGACGTGAACGGTTTCCAGACGTCGACGTTCACGGTCGCGGCCCATGGCGCAACGGGCTTTCCGCTGGTCGGCGCGCATGCACGTGCAAGCTGCGCGAGCTGTCACGGGAAATTGCCCGCCGGCGCCGCCGGCGCCATGGGCTCGGCGCGGGTTCCCCTGCATCCTCCGCATGCGGAATGCACGGATTGCCATGCCGACCCCCATCGCGGGCGGTTCGCGGCCGGCGGGGCGCGCGCCCGGAACGAGGGCTGCACCTCCTGTCATGGCATGGAGCATTTTGCACCCTCCCGGGTGGATGCCGCCGTCCACGCGGGCTTCGCCTATGCGCTCGAGGGCGCTCACCGGGCCGTGCCCTGCGCGGGCTGCCACACCGAGCTGGCCGCGTCGCGGCCGGCCGGCTTCTCGAGCCTCAAGGGCACGCCTCAGCGGGCGCTCGCCTTCAGCGACGCGCGCCGCCGCTGCGCCGAATGTCATCGCTCGCCCCATGGCGACCAGTTCGAAGCGCGCAAGGACCACGGCGCGTGCGAGAGCTGCCACGGACTCGACGCGTTCGCGCCCGCCAGCCGCTTCGACCACGATCGCGACGCGTCGTTCAAGCTCGAGGGCGCGCACGCCAAGACCCCCTGCGCACGCTGCCATCCTTCCGCTCGCGCCGCCGACGGAACCCGGCGCGTGACCTACCGCCCGATCTCGGGTCGCTGCGAGAGCTGCCATGCGACCCAGTGATCGGTTACGCCTCGGCCTGGGTGTGGCGATGCTGGTGGCGCTGCCGCTGGTCGCGAATCACGCGCGATCGCTGGCCGCGGTGGCGAGCAGCGTCGACAACCCGCACGGCTCGTTCAAGGAGGAGTGCGCGCTCTGTCACGACGCGAAGGGCTGGAAGCCGGCGCGCATCAGCCCGAAGTTCGACCACTCGAAATTTGGCTTCCCGCTCACCGGCGCCCACGCCGCGGCCGAGTGCCGGACCTGTCACGAGACCCTCGAGTTCAAGCAGTCGAAGACGCTTTGCATCTCCTGCCACGAGGATCCGCATCGCGGCGAAATGGGCGCCGATTGCGCGCGCTGCCACGGCGCGCGCAGCTTCGTGGATCGCGGGCCGATGGTGCGGGCGCATCAGCTGACGCGCTTCCCGCTCACCGGCAGCCACGCCGCGCTCGACTGCGAGAGTTGCCATCCGCCCGCGGCCCAGGGACAGATGCAGTTCGTCGGCACGCGCGCCGAGTGCGAGAGCTGCCACATGAGGGACTACGACGCCACCCGCAATCCCGACCATCGCGCGGGCGGCTTCCCCACCGATTGTTCGCTGTGCCATCGGCCGATCAGCTGGAACGGCGCCTCGTTCGATCACAACAAGACCGCGTTCCCGCTGACCGGCGCGCACAGGACCGTGGCCTGCGCGCAGTGCCATGGCGACGGCGTCTATCAGGGCAAGTCCACCGCCTGCGTCTCGTGCCATCTCGGCGACTACAACGCCACCAACAACCCCGCTCACGCGGGCGCGGGATTCACGACCCAGTGCGCGAGCTGCCACACCACCGCTGCCTGGCAGCCGGCCAACTTCGACCACGACACCAGCTTCTTCCCGATCTACTCGGGCACCCACAACGGCCGCTGGTCGGCGTGCTCCGACTGCCACACCAGCGCCAGCAACTACCTGGTCTTCACCTGTCTGTCGTGCCACCCGCACGACAGTCAGACCCAGACCGACTCGAATCACAGCGGCGTCCACAACTACCAGTACAACAGCCAGGCCTGCTACAGCTGCCACCCGCGCGGCAGGGCGGGATGATCCGGCCGGCCGCGATTCTCTGCGCGCTCGCGCTGCTGCCGGCGGGGCCGGCGGTTGCGCGCGCGGCGTCGGGCTCCCCCGGGCCGGCCGCCGCGGCCCTCGGCCGCGCCCACGTGATCTACCTGGCGGGCGCTTCCGTGTACGTGGACGCCGGGCGCGCGGAGGGCCTCGGCGAGGGCGACACGCTGGTTGTCCGCCGAGCGGGACTCGAAGTGGCACGCTTGCGCGCCGGCGTCGTGTCGACGCACCGCTCGTCGTGCGACACGCTGGTCACGCGCGGCGAAATCAAGCTCGGCGACGAAGCCGGCTTCGCGGTGCGCGCGGCGACTCGCGACAGCCTCGCTGCGCCGCCGGCCGCCCCGCTCGCGGCCGCCGCACCCGCCGGCGCCAGCCGCATGCCGGCGTCGCGCGCGCGACCGTGGGCCACCGGCCGCGTCGGAGTGAGCTGGCTCGCGGTGCGTGACGCCAGCAGCCGCTTCGATCAGCCGATGCTCGATCTGCGCTTGGATGGCGGCGGCGACGGCGCCTTCATCACGTCGGTCGACCTGCGCGGGCGTCAGACCACGCAGGTGACGGGCTCCGGAAGCTCGCGCGACGTCGAGGCCCGCTTCTATCGCGCGTCGATCACGATGCGGGAGCCGAGCGAGCGCGTGGCCCTCACGCTCGGGCGGCTATCGTCGCCGTCGCTCGCGCCGGTCAGCATCTTCGACGGCGCGCTGCTCGAAGGCGGGAGTCGCCGCCTTCGCGTCGGCGCCTTCGGCGGCACCCAGCCCGATCCGGAAGGCATGCGCCTCTCGAGCACGATTCGCGAGTTCGGCGGATACCTCGAGGCCCGCCAGGCACCGCTCGCACAGCGCCGGTGGGACGTCGGTCTCGGCGCGATCAGCTCGTACGATTCGTCGCAGACCAATCGCGACTTCATGTTCGCGCAGGGCTTCTTCCAGGACCGGCGCTTCTCGGGCTCGATTCTCCAGGAAGCCGACTTCGCGCGCGGCTGGAAGCGCGCGCAGGGCGAGCCGGCGTTCTCGTTCACCAGTACCTACGCGAGCGCTCAGATGATCGCCTCCCGCTGGATCTCGTTCCAGACCGGCTTCGACAACCGGCGCAACGTGCGGTTGTGGCGCGACCACCTGACGCCCGAGACCGAATTCGACGACCGCTTCCGACAGGGCGTGTGGGTGGGCGCGAGCGCGCGCCTGCCGCAGGGGTTCGGCGTGTCGGCCGACCAGCGCTGGCGCGCCGGGGGCGGCGATCTCGCCAACACCACCACGCTCGGCGCCGAGCTCCAGCGCCCGACCTGGAGCGGGTTGTCGCTGCGCGGGCGCTGGTCCGACTACCAGGGGCCCCCGATCCAGAGCAAGCTGCTCTCGGGCTCGATCGGCATGCAGGCCGTGCGACTCCTCCACGTGGAGGTGGCGGGTGGCCAGCGGCGAACCGACGACGCCGCGGGAGGCGGCTCTGACCTCACCCACTGGTGGAGCTCGGACCTCGACTTGACCCTTGCGCGCCTTTGGTTTGCGAACTTCTCCTATCAGAGCGAGCGCAGCGAGTTCGTCCACACCATCGAACTCTGGGCGGGACTCAGCCGCCGCCTGTAGCGCGCCCGCAGCGCCCCCTTGATCCCCGGGAGCGCCCTGCCGATAACTCCGGCATTCACTTCGTCGCAGGATCGCGGCGTTTGACTTCCATGGAGGGTGCCGTCAGCGTGAAGGTCGTGACCGCCCAGTGGATCTCGCGTGTCGCGCTGGTAGGGGCGTGTGTTTTCATCTCGGGTTTTGGTCAGGACGACATGACCCGGCAGGCCCTTCCCGGCCCGAGTCCGCGCTTCGTGCGGCCGCCCGGGGCGCTGCTCGCCGAGGATTTCTCGGGCGACCTGAAGCAGTGGGAAGCCGATCGGCCCGAAGCCTGGAAGGTCACCCACGGACTCCTGCGCGTCGACCTCCCCGATGCCAAGCAGGAGCGAGCCTTCCTCTACGCCGGCTCCGAAGACTGGACCGACTACGCCGTGGACCTCGATGTCTGCGGCATGCGCGGAGTGGACAAGGGCGTCGCGGTGCGGATCCAGGGGCTCACCGGGCTCGCGGTGGACCTGCGCGGTCCCGGTTACCAGGACGTGGTGCTCAATCGCCGCGAGTGGAACATGGGGCGTGCCGCGGTCCTCAACGCCAACGGCTCGTGGAACCACATCCGGGTCGAGGTGCGCGGGCCCCGGGTGCGGGTGTTCGTGAACGGCGACCTCAAGATCGACAGGACCGATCCCCACAACGCGCGCCCGCAGGGCCGGATCGCGCTCGCCGGCTACACCGGCGGCGTCGGGCAATGCACGGTCTACTACGACAACATCGTGGTGACGGAGCTGCGCGAGCAGGCCGAAGCGCGCCCCAATCGTTGAGGGCTGGCCGCCGGCGAGCGAGCGGGCCTATGCTGGCCGCTCCATGACGCCCCGAGCTTCCCGCGGCGGACCGGAATCCGCGGTCTCCTCGCTCCTCAATCTCCCGCCCTGGCTGCTCGCCGCGCTCCCCGGCTGCGCGGTCGCGCTCGGCGTCTCGCTGCCGCTGGTGCTGCTGGTGATGGCGCGCGCCGCCGGCGGACCATTCGCCTTCCCGCTCGATGACTCGTGGATCCATCTCAACTACGCGCGCAATCTCGCCGATCACGGCGCCTTCACCTATTTCCCCGGGGATCGCACCAGCGCCGGCTCGACCGCACCCCTGTTCACGCTTCTGGAAGCGATTGGCTTCAAGCTCACGCACAACGAGTTCGCGATCGCGCTGACGCTCGGCCTGATCGCGCAGCTGGTGTTCCTGATCGCGCTCGCCGCCTGGGCGTCGAGGCGGCTCGGGCATCCGGGCTGGGCGGCGCTGGCGGTGGCGATGGTCGCGCTGGATGGGCGCTTCGCGATCCTCGCGGCCTCGGGCATGGAGACCAGCCTGTTCCTGGCGCTGATGGCGCTGGCGTTCCTGGGCTGGTCGCGGGGGGACGTGACGCGGGCCGCGGCCGCGGCGGGACTCGCGGTGTGGGTGCGGCCCGAAGCCATCGTGCTCGCCGGCGTGTTCGCGATCGACGCGTTGATCGAGCGGCGGGCGCGGCGGCGTCCGGCCGCTGCGGTCGGACTGTTCGCGGTGGTGGTCGCGGCCTACGCGATGTTCAATCGCGCCACCGGCGGCGTGGCGTTTCCCAACACGCTCGCCGCCAAGGCCGCGTTCTACGCCGGCCGTCCGTTCGGCGACTTCCTGCGCGACGACGTCGGCGCCACTTTCGCGGCCGGCTGGCTGCTGCTGATTCCATTCGCGATCTTCCAGGCGGTGCGCGAGGTGCGCCGCATGCTGCAACCCCGGCCGCCGCTCCCGCCGGGTCCGGATCCGCCGTTCGACTCGACCGTGATGCGCGCCGATCTCGGCTGGGCGCTGGCGCTGCCGCTCGCCTACGCGATCGTGCTGCCCATCTCGCATCGCTTCAATCGCTATCTGATTCCGGCGCTGCCGGGGCTCGCGATCGCCGGCGTCGCGGGGCTGCGCGCGACGATCGCCGCCGCCACCTGGCGCTTCAAGCCGGTCTACTGGCGGTTGGTGGCGACCTCGGCGGCGCTGGTGCTGCTCATGTTGCAGGCGTTCTACTTCTCGTCGGCGCCGGCCGAATACGTGCGCGTCTCGCATTATCACGCGGTCCGGCACGTCCGTGCGGGCCGCTGGCTCGCCGAGCACACGCCGCGCGACGCCGTGGTGGCGGCGCACGACGTGGGCGCCATCGCCTACTACTCGAAGCGCCGCGTCGTGGACATGGCGGGGCTCGTGACCCCCGAGGTGATTCCGCACCTCCACAAGCCCGACTACATCGCCTTCCTCGACAGCCTGTTCGCGCGCCAGCGCGTCACCTATCTCGCCGTCCTCGAGGAGTGGCAGCCGGTGGACAATCAGCTCCCGGTGTTCGAAGCCGATCCCGAGCCCGAGGTGCTGCACATCTACGAGTGGCGCCGGGGCGCGACGCATCTGCTCGCGCCGCAGGTCCGCTCCGATCTGAACGACGCCGCGGCAGCGCTCGCCGCCGGGCAATTCGAACGCTCCCGAACGCTGCTCGAACGCGTCTTCGATGCCGACAGCACCAGCGGCAGCGCCTGGATCCTGGCCGGCGCATTCGACGAGCGCGGCGGTCGCGCGGCCGAGGCCGAGCGCGACTACCGGCGCGCCGTCGAGCTGTTTCCCGAATCGCCGGCCGCGCGGGGCGGCTACGGGATGACGCTGGTTCGCGCCGGGCGGATTCCCGAGGCGCAGGCGGAGCTCGACACCATGCTCGTGCTGGATCGCTTCTCGCCTCAGGCCGCGCTGCTGCGCGACGCGATCGAGCGCGCGACGAGGGCGCCGTGATCGCGGCGAAGCGCGTCGCGCGGGCGCTGATCTGCTCGGGCGCCGGCTCGCTGACGGCGCTGGTGGCGCTCCAGGCCGGTGCCTGGCTCGGCGGGGGCGGCGAGGTCGCGAATCCCGCCGCGGTTTCCGCCTCGACGTCGCCGGTCGAGCGCGGCGTCGCGATCGGTCGCACCGGGCTCGTGATGTTCCCGCTGCTCTGGGCGCTCGCGCTGCTGTGGGGCGGACTCGTCACCTGGCCGCTGCGACGCCTTCGAAGCCAGACCCTGGCGCTGTATGTGGGCGTGGGCGTGCTGCTCGGCCTCGCGCTCGGCGCGCTCGGCATCGGCTCGATGCGGCTGATCGGCGCCTCGCCCCTGGCGACTCCGCGCGCAGCGGTGGTGATGATCGCGTTCGCGTCGGGCGGCATGGTGGGATTCGCGGCCTACTGGCGTTGGCGGCGGAGCGAGCGAACCGGCTAGAGCCGGCGCCTCAGCGCCGGCGAAGCCGGGGGGACTGCTCGGGATCGCCGAGCAGCACGAAACCCGCCCAGTCCCGGGTGTCGCTGCCCTGCGCGCGCAGCTCGCGTTGCGCCATCGCCAGCGCCAGCGCCGCCCCACGTCCTTGCTCGAGCGATCGGTAGAACCGTTTCGTGAACTCGGCGCTCGCCTCGTCGGTCACCGGCCACAGCGTTCCCACCACCGCGCCGGCGCCGGCGGCAAGGAAGGCGCTGGCGAGCCCCCGATCGGCTTCGAGGCCGATCGCGTGCTCGCCGGCCGACGAGCATCCCGACAGCACCACCAGCCTCGAGCTCACGCGCCCCGTATCGAGATCGCGCGTGCGCAGGTAGGCGTCGTCGCGAGCCGGATCGCCGAACAGCACCCCGGCGTTCCAGGGATTCTCGGCGTCATCGGCGAAGTGCGCCGCAACATGAATGCAGCTGAATCGGGGCGCCGAGCCCAGCGCTCGTGTCGCCTCGGCGCTCGAGCGGGGCATGCTTACGATCACGGGGGCGTAGCGCCCCGCGAGCCAGTTCGATTCCTCCTTCACTCCGGGAAGCCGGCGTGCGCGCGCGTCGCCGGCTCCGGCCAGCACCAACAAGGGCTCCTCGCCGCGGTTCGGATGGGGCGAGCGAACGATCGCCAGCGCCTCGAGCGAGGGGACGGTGGCGAACTCGAAGTTCACCAGCGCGGGATCGGCGCTGCCCGGAACGCGGAGCAGTCCCCAGGGAATGCCCGCTCCGAGCCCGCCGTCGCTCACGATCACCCGCCGCTTTCCAGCGAGCAGCTCGCGGATCGGGCCCCACAGGGTCTCGCCGAGCTCGACCGCGGCCCGATCCTCGAAGGCTCGATCGGAGGATTGCGGGCCGACCAGCAGCTCGCGAAATCGATCGAGCCGGTCGCGAAGCGCTGCCGCGTCGGAGAGCCGGGCGAGCCGAAACTCGGTCCGCGACAGTGCGAAGACATAAATGCTGTCGCGTTCCGGATGCACGTCGAGGAACAATTCGCCTTCCCCAAGCAGGTCTTGAGCGAACCGGCGCGCGTCGCCGATCGCGAGCGGCGCGCGGCGGATGGCGCGTTCGCTGAAGGTCCGCGCTTTGAGCCGCTGCAGCTCGGCGAAGGCCGCCGCCTCGCGATCCGCGCGCCGCTCGCCCGGTTCGCAGGCGAGCAGGGCGCGCGCCAGGCCCGGCCAGCCCTCGGCCGCCGGACCGAACGGCGCCTCCCGCCACTCCGCGGAGCGAATTCCGCTGCGCGCCTTTTCCCACAGGCGAATCGACTCGAGCGCCTCGCCGCGGGCGTTCGCGACATCGCCCCGGCGCAAATGGCCCTGCGCCATCGAGAGCAGCACTGCGGCGCGCAAGTACTGTCCGCCGGGTCGCAGTGAATCGATGCCGCCCAGGATCTCGCGCCAGCGCTTCATCGCCTCGTCGGGCCGGCCATGGTTCGAGAGGATTTCCGCCGCGGTGTTGCTTACTGAACGAGCGAAGTCGGACGTGCCGTGCGCGAGACCTCGAGCGACCCAGTCGTCGAGCAGGTGCACCGCTTCGTCGACCTTGCCGTCGTCGGCCATCATTCGGGCATAGTTCGTGACCAGGCTATAGCTCGGCGAGAGGTTGGCCGAATCCAGCACCGCCCAGGCCGTGAAGATGTGTTGGCGCGCCACCTGGCGCCTGCCCTGCTGGATTCGGGCTGCGCCGAGGTTCTCGAGCAGGGATCCCCGCGCGTCGGCCGGCATGCGCCGGTCGAGAGTATCGAGCTCCGCCTGAAGCAGACTCGCGGCCTCGCCGGACCGCCCGAGCCGGATGTACGCCGCCCCGAGATTGACCGAGGTGACGAGCCGGCCCTTTCGGTCACCCGCCTCGCGCAGCAGCTCGATCGCCCGCTCATAGAAGGGGATGGCCTCGCTGGGATCGCCGATCTCGATTTCCATCACCGCCATGTTGTTGAGCGTGTAGGCCTCGTTGAGCCTGTCCCCGTTGCGGCGGCACTCGCGGACCAGCGCGATGTTGACGTTGCGCTGTTCGTCGAATCGGTAGAGCTCCCCGAGCGCCCGCGCGAGCCCGACTCGGGCGATCCGCCGCGGCACCACGTCGCGCGCAGGCGAGAACAGCTGCAGGGCGGCCAGATAGCCCTGCCGCGCGGATTCCGCCCGGCCCGCCTGGACCTCGAGGTAGGCCAGGTTCAGTCGCGCTTGAGCCTCGAAGTAGGATTTGCCCCCGGCGCGGGACAGCTCGAGGAGTTGTCCGAGCCGCCGGCGGGTGCCCGCGGTGTCCGGGGTGAACAAACTCGAGAGCGCGAGCCCCGCCAGCGCCCGACACTCGAGCAACGTGTCGCGGTCCTGACGGGAGCGCGCGAGGGCGCGACCCGAAAGGGCGGCGACGCGATCGGTGTGGCCATTGAGCGCCAGCACCAGCGCGCGGTAGGAACCCGACACGATCTGCAGGTCGGAGTCGGCCGGCGCCCCCGCCTCGATGCGATCGAGCCGGCGAAGCAGCGAATCGAGCTGGCCGTGGCCGAACAGCGTGTCGCAGGGCACGAACGTCCCGGCCAGCCGGCGCGAGGGCGTCATCGGGGTCGAAGCGGCCGGCGCGAGCACAGGCATGAGGAGCGCGGCGGCCAGCAGACAGAGGATACGGCGCATGGGCGGTGAGAATACCCGCGCCTCGCGCCCCGCGCGCGGCCTCCCCACGCTCGCGGCGGCGAGCGCGATCAGCCTCGCTTCGGCACCCGTCCCGCCACCACCGGCACCATCCACACCGCGTAGCGGCCCGGGTCGCGGACGATCGCGATCATTTGCTCGAAGCATGCGGTAACGTTTTCCGCGCTGCGGCCGGAGTATTCGCTGATCGATTCGATGTAGCCGTCACGCCACGCTTCGTAAATGGCCGCAAACGTCTCGCGTGGCACGCGCAGATTGTCGACGATCACGTAGTCCACCGTGATGTCCTCGAGGCCGAGGGTCTTCATCACCGCGTACGTGTTGCGACCGGCGAACAGGTCGGTGTGGGTGCGCTCGCCGAACCGGTTGGCGGTTTCGTACCAGAATTCGCGCAGGTCGAGCCCGCCGCTCTGGAAGTGCAGCATGTCGTAGTCCTCGGGCAGCAGGTGCAGCCAGCCTCCCGGCCGGGTCACGCGCGCGAGTTCCGCGACCACGCGATCGTAGTGCGGCACCGAATGCAGCACGTGCCGGCAGACGGTGAGGTCGTAGGTCGCGTCGGCCGCCGGCAGCTCGAAGACGCTCTGGTGCTCGAACGACAGCCGCGGCGCGAGCTTCGCGAAGCGCTCACGCGCCATCGCCAGATGGTGATCGAGGATGTCCACCCCCAGCACCTTCGCCAGCGGGTACAACTCCGCCAACCGCGAGGAGACCTCGCCGGTGCCGCAACCGGCGTCGAGAATGCGGATCTCGGGTGGCAGCCCATAGCGGCGGAACAGATGCACTTCCTGCGGCCAGATCGCTCGGGCCTGCGCGGCGAGTGTCCGCACCATGGACTCGTCGGCCATCTGCTTCGCCTGGGGATTGAGATCGGTCACTTCGTGCTCCTCGCGGGATGGGGGCCGGCTGGCGGTACAGATGCGAGGCTTCGATTCTATCCGAACGCATTCGTCGCAACCGGACGGGCGCGGCGTTCGTATTCGGTTCGTCACCCCTCGAGGAGGTCCTCATGCAAGGTCAGATCGAACGGCTGCTTCCCGTGCTCGCCCAATGGGGCGCATGGATATTCGGCGGGCTGCTGCTGCTGTCGCTGCTGGGGATCGCC is a window from the Candidatus Sulfotelmatobacter sp. genome containing:
- a CDS encoding tetratricopeptide repeat protein codes for the protein MTPRASRGGPESAVSSLLNLPPWLLAALPGCAVALGVSLPLVLLVMARAAGGPFAFPLDDSWIHLNYARNLADHGAFTYFPGDRTSAGSTAPLFTLLEAIGFKLTHNEFAIALTLGLIAQLVFLIALAAWASRRLGHPGWAALAVAMVALDGRFAILAASGMETSLFLALMALAFLGWSRGDVTRAAAAAGLAVWVRPEAIVLAGVFAIDALIERRARRRPAAAVGLFAVVVAAYAMFNRATGGVAFPNTLAAKAAFYAGRPFGDFLRDDVGATFAAGWLLLIPFAIFQAVREVRRMLQPRPPLPPGPDPPFDSTVMRADLGWALALPLAYAIVLPISHRFNRYLIPALPGLAIAGVAGLRATIAAATWRFKPVYWRLVATSAALVLLMLQAFYFSSAPAEYVRVSHYHAVRHVRAGRWLAEHTPRDAVVAAHDVGAIAYYSKRRVVDMAGLVTPEVIPHLHKPDYIAFLDSLFARQRVTYLAVLEEWQPVDNQLPVFEADPEPEVLHIYEWRRGATHLLAPQVRSDLNDAAAALAAGQFERSRTLLERVFDADSTSGSAWILAGAFDERGGRAAEAERDYRRAVELFPESPAARGGYGMTLVRAGRIPEAQAELDTMLVLDRFSPQAALLRDAIERATRAP
- a CDS encoding class I SAM-dependent methyltransferase; the protein is MTDLNPQAKQMADESMVRTLAAQARAIWPQEVHLFRRYGLPPEIRILDAGCGTGEVSSRLAELYPLAKVLGVDILDHHLAMARERFAKLAPRLSFEHQSVFELPAADATYDLTVCRHVLHSVPHYDRVVAELARVTRPGGWLHLLPEDYDMLHFQSGGLDLREFWYETANRFGERTHTDLFAGRNTYAVMKTLGLEDITVDYVIVDNLRVPRETFAAIYEAWRDGYIESISEYSGRSAENVTACFEQMIAIVRDPGRYAVWMVPVVAGRVPKRG
- a CDS encoding family 16 glycoside hydrolase; the encoded protein is MKVVTAQWISRVALVGACVFISGFGQDDMTRQALPGPSPRFVRPPGALLAEDFSGDLKQWEADRPEAWKVTHGLLRVDLPDAKQERAFLYAGSEDWTDYAVDLDVCGMRGVDKGVAVRIQGLTGLAVDLRGPGYQDVVLNRREWNMGRAAVLNANGSWNHIRVEVRGPRVRVFVNGDLKIDRTDPHNARPQGRIALAGYTGGVGQCTVYYDNIVVTELREQAEARPNR
- a CDS encoding CHAT domain-containing tetratricopeptide repeat protein, with product MRRILCLLAAALLMPVLAPAASTPMTPSRRLAGTFVPCDTLFGHGQLDSLLRRLDRIEAGAPADSDLQIVSGSYRALVLALNGHTDRVAALSGRALARSRQDRDTLLECRALAGLALSSLFTPDTAGTRRRLGQLLELSRAGGKSYFEAQARLNLAYLEVQAGRAESARQGYLAALQLFSPARDVVPRRIARVGLARALGELYRFDEQRNVNIALVRECRRNGDRLNEAYTLNNMAVMEIEIGDPSEAIPFYERAIELLREAGDRKGRLVTSVNLGAAYIRLGRSGEAASLLQAELDTLDRRMPADARGSLLENLGAARIQQGRRQVARQHIFTAWAVLDSANLSPSYSLVTNYARMMADDGKVDEAVHLLDDWVARGLAHGTSDFARSVSNTAAEILSNHGRPDEAMKRWREILGGIDSLRPGGQYLRAAVLLSMAQGHLRRGDVANARGEALESIRLWEKARSGIRSAEWREAPFGPAAEGWPGLARALLACEPGERRADREAAAFAELQRLKARTFSERAIRRAPLAIGDARRFAQDLLGEGELFLDVHPERDSIYVFALSRTEFRLARLSDAAALRDRLDRFRELLVGPQSSDRAFEDRAAVELGETLWGPIRELLAGKRRVIVSDGGLGAGIPWGLLRVPGSADPALVNFEFATVPSLEALAIVRSPHPNRGEEPLLVLAGAGDARARRLPGVKEESNWLAGRYAPVIVSMPRSSAEATRALGSAPRFSCIHVAAHFADDAENPWNAGVLFGDPARDDAYLRTRDLDTGRVSSRLVVLSGCSSAGEHAIGLEADRGLASAFLAAGAGAVVGTLWPVTDEASAEFTKRFYRSLEQGRGAALALAMAQRELRAQGSDTRDWAGFVLLGDPEQSPRLRRR